In a single window of the Poecile atricapillus isolate bPoeAtr1 chromosome 27, bPoeAtr1.hap1, whole genome shotgun sequence genome:
- the SP2 gene encoding transcription factor Sp2 isoform X3: MLSQDIQEVLGGLSSGFPGVLAAGGIFWRLGLSLSPSATLNSWDLIQGKFPKEICLQIQKKTQRKFWRDSMAATAAVSPSEYLQPAASAAQDSQPSPLALLAATCSKIGPPAVEAAVTPPAPPQPTPRKLVPIKPAPLPLGSAKSSIGILSSKGNLFQIQGSQVGTSYPGGQLVFAIQNPAVLNKGSRSSSSSSSSSSSSSSSNIQYQAVPQLQPGGAQTIQVQPNQIQIIPGTNQAILTPSSSSHKPVPIKPAPAQKAATGGVVKLPGGGNVTLTLPVNNLVSSEAGGQAQLLTDSPSKPGKKPRKKALSPAQPAAVAVAEQVETVLIETTAENIIQAGNNLLIVQSPGSGQPAVVQQVQVVQPKQESQVVQIPQQALRVVQAASATLPTVPQKSSQNFQIQAAEPTPTQIYFKTPSGELQTMLLQEASSLPVPPPLGTSCGSPASRSPGPGAGRKPAPRKERPLPKIAPAGGILSLNAAQLAAAAQAMQTININGVQVQGVPVTITNSGAPVTAARDARAWSGP; this comes from the exons ATGTTATCCCAGGATATCcaagaggttttggggggtctcagctCGGGTTTTCCAGGAGTTTTGGCTGCTGGAGGAATTTTCTGGAGGttggggctgtccctgtcaccctcaGCCACCCTAAATTCTTGGGATCTTATCCAGGGGAAATTCCCAAAGGAAATTTGTCTTCAAAtccagaagaaaacacagagaaaatt ctggagGGACAGCATGGCAGCCACGGCCGCCGTCAGCCCCAGTGAATACCTGCAGcccgccgcctccgccgccCAG GACTCCCAGCCCTctcccctggccctgctggcagcCACATGTAGCAAGATCGGTCCCCCCGCCGTGGAAGCCGCCGTGACGCCGCCGGCCCCTCCGCAGCCCACCCCTCGCAAACTGGTGCCCATCAAACCCGCCCCGCTGCCCCTGGGCTCGGCCAAGAGCAGCATCGGCATCCTGTCCTCCAAAGGGAACCTCTTCCAGATCCAGGGTTCCCAGGTGGGCACCTCCTACCCCGGTGGGCAGCTGGTTTTCGCCATCCAGAACCCGGCCGTGCTCAACAAAGGCTCgcgctcctcctcctcatcctcctcctcgtcttcctCGTCGTCCTCCTCCAACATCCAGTACCAGGctgtgccccagctgcagcccgGCGGGGCTCAGACCATCCAGGTGCAGCCCAACCAGATCCAGATCATCCCAGGCACCAACCAAGCCATCCTCACgccttcctcttcctcgcaCAAACCCGTGCCCATCAAACCGGCGCCGGCGCAGAAAGCGGCGACGGGCGGCGTGGTCAAACTGCCCGGGGGTGGCAACGTCACCTTGACCCTGCCCGTCAACAACCTGGTGAGCTCCGAGGCAGGAGGCCAGGCCCAGCTGCTCACGGACAGCCCTTCCAAACCCGGCAAAAAACCTCGGAAAAAGGCTCTGTCCCCCGCCCAGCCGGCCGCCGTGGCCGTGGCCGAGCAGGTGGAGACGGTGCTGATCGAGACCACGGCGGAGAACATCATCCAAGCCGGTAACAACCTGCTGATCGTGCAGAGCCCCGGCTCGGGGCAGCCGGCGGTGGTGCAGCAGGTGCAGGTGGTGCAGCCCAAGCAGGAGTCGCAGGTGGTGCAGATCCCGCAGCAGGCGCTGCGCGTGGTGCAGGCCGCCTCGGCCACGCTGCCCACCGTGCCCCAGAAATCCTCCCAGAACTTCCAGATCCAGGCGGCTGAGCCCACCCCCACCCAG ATCTACTTCAAAACCCCCTCTGGCGAGCTGCAGACCATGCTGCTCCAGGAGGCCTCCTCCTTGCCCGTGCCTCCACCTCTGGGCACGTCCTGCGGCAGCCCCGCGTcgcgcagccccggccccggcgccggcCGCAAACCGGCCCCGCGCAAGGAGCGGCCGCTGCCCAAGATCGCCCCGGCCGGGGGCATCCTGAGCCTGAACGcggcacagctggcagcagctgcccaggccatgcagaCCATCAACATCAACGGCGTCCAGGTGCAGGGAGTCCCCGTCACCATCACCAACAGCGGAG CCCCCGTCACGGCTGCCAGGGACGCCCGAGCCTGGAGCGGCCCTTAG